In Dehalogenimonas etheniformans, one genomic interval encodes:
- a CDS encoding sensor histidine kinase has translation MVRSFEQTRKAVPEEPGDLNITDALNIYEENPNPVLRISNDGIILYYNRSSQFLCDSWESRTGDRIPETYRQRIEIALKEGKPKSYKEVINGFRVVLQIVPILTQNYVDVFGYCQPNFELPIENRTKAGIRGVRNDTRITRQTEFARAAVHELRNPLTPILAASEMLVNRLDEGAPARLARQINASATELNARIGELFELVQAETGAFALNYQTINIKDIVREIVESFLGAAGKKGVQIINDVDGGLPEIQADGVRLKEAIGYLIENAISRCESKAIIRFTGMAKQNSVVFKIKVTCLKIPPAISTYLSSTGQVNPMDRYHFSSVGLKLTLAKLLIELHSGDIHVENENDCDIFTIRVPIGENSIVQEDPLENLDH, from the coding sequence TTGGTCAGATCTTTTGAACAAACCAGGAAGGCAGTACCGGAAGAACCGGGTGATCTGAATATCACTGATGCCCTGAACATCTATGAAGAGAACCCCAACCCCGTTTTAAGAATATCCAATGACGGGATCATTCTTTACTATAACCGCAGCAGCCAATTTCTTTGCGATTCCTGGGAGAGCAGGACCGGGGACCGGATACCCGAAACTTATCGACAACGAATAGAAATAGCCCTTAAAGAGGGTAAACCCAAGAGCTATAAAGAGGTGATTAACGGTTTCAGGGTAGTATTGCAAATTGTACCCATATTGACTCAAAACTATGTCGATGTATTCGGTTACTGCCAGCCAAACTTCGAACTTCCGATTGAAAATCGAACAAAGGCAGGTATCCGCGGCGTTCGAAACGACACAAGAATCACACGGCAGACCGAGTTTGCCAGGGCGGCTGTTCATGAACTCAGAAATCCGCTGACTCCAATTCTGGCGGCGAGTGAAATGCTGGTTAACCGTTTAGATGAAGGGGCACCCGCCCGCCTGGCGAGACAAATCAATGCCAGCGCCACTGAACTCAATGCCCGAATCGGAGAGTTATTTGAGCTGGTACAAGCTGAAACTGGAGCTTTTGCCCTGAATTACCAGACGATTAATATCAAAGACATTGTACGCGAGATTGTCGAATCTTTCCTGGGCGCCGCCGGCAAGAAGGGCGTGCAGATCATAAATGACGTGGATGGAGGTCTGCCCGAAATCCAAGCAGACGGGGTGCGCCTTAAGGAAGCAATAGGTTATTTAATTGAGAACGCAATAAGCCGTTGCGAGTCGAAGGCGATCATTCGATTTACCGGAATGGCCAAGCAGAATTCGGTAGTATTCAAGATCAAAGTAACCTGCCTCAAAATTCCCCCGGCGATCAGCACCTACCTATCTTCAACGGGCCAGGTAAATCCGATGGACCGGTATCATTTCAGCAGTGTCGGTTTGAAACTCACATTGGCGAAATTGCTGATAGAACTGCATAGCGGCGATATTCATGTCGAAAATGAAAACGATTGCGATATTTTCACCATCAGGGTGCCTATTGGAGAAAATTCTATAGTCCAGGAGGATCCTCTTGAAAATCTTGATCATTGA
- the ccsB gene encoding c-type cytochrome biogenesis protein CcsB, whose product MEAMQAIFFWASLLSLGLIALGLIIYISSLASARGKREDAGKTVRQILIFMMWLSFALLSGAIATRWAATGHGPFSSMFEFALAFAWGIIGLGILYWMRYKTLLVSGASSVIALALIIFAAFSTGFNPTQSSELVPALQQNFLLSTHVAAAALSYGAFAIGFVTSIMFLMQRKRIIPWMPSPDKLDRISYNTVIVGFPLLTLVIILGALWAHVAWGRYWSWDPKETAALVTWFFYAAYLHTRVVVGWQGNRSAVLLVIAFLAVIFTFFGNYFFSGLHAFETGG is encoded by the coding sequence ATGGAAGCAATGCAGGCAATTTTCTTTTGGGCTTCACTACTTTCGCTTGGCTTAATCGCCCTCGGTCTCATCATCTACATTTCCAGTTTGGCGTCGGCGCGAGGTAAACGCGAGGACGCGGGAAAGACCGTCCGCCAGATCCTTATCTTCATGATGTGGTTATCCTTCGCTCTTTTATCGGGAGCTATCGCCACCCGTTGGGCAGCTACCGGCCACGGACCCTTCTCCAGCATGTTCGAATTTGCCCTGGCTTTCGCATGGGGCATCATCGGCCTGGGAATCCTCTACTGGATGCGCTACAAGACGCTGCTGGTTTCCGGCGCTTCTTCAGTTATAGCGTTGGCACTAATCATCTTCGCGGCCTTCTCCACCGGCTTTAATCCTACCCAGTCTTCGGAACTGGTTCCCGCGTTGCAGCAGAATTTCCTCTTGTCCACGCACGTTGCCGCGGCTGCCCTTTCCTATGGTGCTTTCGCCATCGGTTTTGTCACTTCGATAATGTTCCTGATGCAGCGTAAACGCATCATCCCCTGGATGCCGTCTCCGGATAAACTCGATCGGATCAGCTACAACACCGTCATCGTCGGTTTCCCGCTGCTCACCCTGGTGATCATCCTCGGCGCCCTTTGGGCTCACGTAGCCTGGGGTCGCTATTGGTCTTGGGACCCGAAAGAAACAGCCGCCCTGGTCACCTGGTTTTTCTATGCCGCTTATCTGCACACACGAGTGGTTGTCGGCTGGCAAGGCAACAGGTCCGCGGTACTGCTGGTGATCGCCTTCCTGGCGGTGATTTTCACCTTTTTCGGTAACTACTTCTTCTCCGGTCTTCATGCCTTTGAGACCGGCGGCTAG
- the resB gene encoding cytochrome c biogenesis protein ResB — MHLFSSVRFALWIILLLAIVSLAGTLLRQIPSQLLADPTLKQAWIEQVAQPHYGSFWTAVFNGLGLFDVFHSAIFLILGSLLIIAIAVCSLKRMPSLIRTSRGTDLDSAARLLEKGNVTRSASKISASENMANVTGFLSNRRYRVRRGETPDGTVFVADKNRFAPWGTYAIHLSLILLTAGYIVGSAKGYSNESFVVTEGETRAIGSPYDASIKLVDFQADFYDNGQPKDYRSDVQILVGGQVIKEGTIRVNYPLSYGNLNIYQSFYGPALTLRVSDSGGNEVFDGSLALTDPFTVEGITRNSGTLDLTSSGVFVFIISSAGPGDPVVPNGSVRLEFYDASPDTGGEFIDSLDIQIGSTTEFQGLKFSPSAMIEFSGFQLREDPGLNLIWAAFILFMLGLGLVFYFPHRQMVIGVYPDVKGSRTAYHILGKKNQAATDEIESFAKVIGATGQIQPKNMERKK; from the coding sequence GTGCATTTATTCAGTTCCGTCAGATTCGCCCTCTGGATTATTTTACTTCTCGCCATTGTAAGCCTTGCCGGTACCCTTCTTCGGCAAATTCCTTCCCAATTGCTCGCCGACCCTACATTGAAACAGGCCTGGATCGAACAGGTTGCCCAGCCTCACTACGGCTCTTTTTGGACCGCCGTGTTTAACGGTTTGGGCTTATTCGATGTATTCCATTCAGCCATATTCCTGATTCTCGGAAGCCTGCTCATCATAGCGATTGCTGTGTGTTCACTTAAACGGATGCCCAGCCTGATAAGGACAAGCCGTGGAACCGATTTGGACAGCGCGGCACGACTTCTTGAAAAAGGCAATGTTACCCGTTCCGCAAGCAAGATTTCAGCGTCCGAAAACATGGCAAATGTGACTGGTTTTCTTTCCAATCGCCGCTACCGGGTGAGACGCGGGGAGACACCAGATGGAACCGTATTTGTCGCTGATAAAAACCGTTTTGCCCCATGGGGCACCTATGCCATTCACCTTAGCCTGATCCTTTTGACCGCCGGTTACATTGTCGGGAGCGCCAAAGGATATTCCAACGAGTCTTTTGTAGTTACAGAGGGCGAAACGAGGGCTATCGGATCACCGTATGATGCCTCCATCAAACTCGTTGACTTCCAGGCCGATTTTTATGATAACGGTCAGCCCAAAGATTATCGGAGCGATGTGCAGATCCTTGTCGGCGGTCAGGTAATCAAAGAAGGAACAATACGAGTCAACTACCCATTGAGTTACGGCAATCTGAATATCTATCAATCATTTTACGGGCCCGCCCTGACCCTCCGGGTATCCGATTCAGGTGGAAACGAGGTTTTCGATGGTTCCCTAGCCCTGACCGACCCATTCACCGTTGAAGGTATTACACGGAACTCCGGGACCCTCGACCTGACATCGAGCGGTGTTTTCGTTTTTATCATCAGTTCTGCCGGACCGGGAGATCCAGTGGTGCCCAATGGAAGTGTACGGCTTGAATTTTACGATGCTTCGCCGGATACCGGGGGAGAGTTTATCGATTCCCTGGATATTCAAATCGGGAGCACCACCGAGTTCCAGGGGCTCAAATTCTCCCCAAGCGCGATGATCGAGTTCTCGGGTTTCCAGTTGCGCGAAGATCCCGGATTGAACCTTATATGGGCGGCATTCATCCTGTTCATGCTAGGACTCGGCCTCGTCTTCTATTTCCCTCATCGCCAGATGGTCATAGGCGTCTATCCAGATGTCAAAGGCAGCCGCACTGCCTATCATATTCTTGGCAAAAAAAACCAGGCCGCTACCGACGAGATCGAATCCTTCGCCAAAGTCATCGGCGCGACTGGTCAAATACAGCCCAAAAACATGGAGAGAAAAAAATAA
- the aroF gene encoding 3-deoxy-7-phosphoheptulonate synthase, with translation MIVEMKKGAVKASVDAVVARAKSLGLGVQMNLGTDKTVVALLGSNTGQLSPDIFAVLPEVESVTRIMKPYKLASKEFKPAPTIVTAGGVEIGGNRIAVMAGPCAVESEAQLFEGAKVVKRAGAAVLRGGAYKPRTSPFSFQGLEKIGLGFLASAKKEFGMPIISEVVDPRDVENLAEIVDIIQIGARNMQNYALLTEVGKQKRPVLLKRGLSSTIDEWLTAADYLLAGGNNQVILCERGIRTFETSTRFSLDISSIPVIKRFSHLPIVVDPSHAAGHYALVPAIAKAAVAAGADGLLIEVHPNPKEALVDGLQSLTPSDFTRLMDELKLVAASVGRTI, from the coding sequence ATGATCGTTGAAATGAAAAAAGGTGCCGTAAAAGCTTCAGTCGATGCCGTGGTGGCGCGGGCAAAATCCCTTGGACTTGGCGTTCAAATGAACCTCGGAACGGACAAAACGGTGGTGGCGCTGTTGGGCAGCAACACAGGCCAATTGTCGCCGGATATTTTCGCGGTTTTACCTGAAGTCGAATCTGTGACCAGGATTATGAAGCCCTATAAGTTGGCTTCAAAAGAATTTAAACCGGCACCTACAATTGTCACCGCCGGCGGAGTCGAGATCGGCGGCAATCGTATCGCGGTAATGGCCGGTCCTTGCGCTGTGGAGAGCGAAGCTCAACTTTTCGAAGGCGCCAAGGTCGTAAAGCGGGCCGGGGCAGCCGTTTTGCGCGGCGGCGCTTATAAGCCCAGGACGTCGCCCTTCAGTTTCCAGGGTCTCGAAAAGATAGGTCTGGGCTTTCTTGCCAGCGCCAAGAAAGAATTCGGCATGCCTATTATTTCCGAGGTGGTAGACCCGCGTGACGTCGAGAACCTGGCCGAAATTGTCGATATTATCCAGATCGGCGCCCGGAACATGCAGAATTATGCCCTGCTGACCGAGGTTGGCAAGCAGAAAAGGCCGGTGCTTCTAAAACGCGGGCTTTCTTCTACCATCGATGAATGGCTGACTGCCGCGGACTACCTGCTGGCAGGCGGTAACAATCAGGTTATTTTGTGCGAGCGCGGAATAAGGACTTTTGAAACCAGCACGCGTTTCTCACTCGACATTTCATCGATTCCCGTAATCAAGCGTTTCAGTCACCTGCCTATCGTAGTCGACCCCAGCCACGCAGCGGGGCATTATGCGCTGGTCCCGGCGATCGCAAAAGCTGCGGTAGCCGCCGGCGCCGACGGTCTGCTCATCGAGGTCCACCCCAACCCGAAGGAAGCGCTGGTAGATGGGCTGCAGTCGCTGACACCATCGGATTTTACACGTTTGATGGATGAGTTGAAGCTGGTGGCGGCGTCGGTTGGGCGCACGATCTAA
- the rpsU gene encoding 30S ribosomal protein S21, with protein sequence MTEVRPEYNESFEGMLKRFNRKVQLDGVIREARRRARFEKPLTRRKRKETATRRAAIKAARRTATRRPV encoded by the coding sequence TTGACCGAAGTTAGACCCGAGTATAACGAGAGCTTCGAGGGTATGCTCAAGCGGTTCAACCGCAAAGTGCAACTCGATGGCGTCATCCGCGAAGCCCGTCGCCGCGCTCGTTTTGAAAAGCCCCTGACCCGCCGCAAACGTAAAGAAACAGCTACCCGCCGCGCCGCTATTAAAGCCGCCCGCCGCACGGCCACCCGTCGCCCAGTTTAG
- a CDS encoding DUF4389 domain-containing protein, with translation MIQSTPLYPATLSVDFPDKPRNRVSVGFRIFVVIPIAIVLGLIGGGSAPYWGTAGGILFFSVGLMILFRQKYPRWWFDWNLNLTRFTTRVTAFIALLFDEYPSTDEEQSVHLDLVYPDAKKDLGQGMPLVKWFLAIPHYFILFFLGLAAIVCAIISWFSILFTGKMPKSLFDFIVGVMRWGLRVSAYAFLLITDRYPPFSLEP, from the coding sequence GTGATTCAAAGTACGCCTTTGTATCCCGCAACCTTGTCCGTCGACTTTCCTGATAAACCCAGGAATCGAGTCAGTGTCGGTTTTCGCATCTTTGTGGTTATCCCGATCGCCATTGTGCTTGGGTTGATTGGTGGCGGTTCTGCTCCGTATTGGGGAACCGCAGGTGGCATCCTGTTCTTCTCCGTGGGTTTAATGATTCTCTTCAGACAAAAGTACCCCCGGTGGTGGTTTGATTGGAACCTCAACCTGACCAGGTTTACCACCCGAGTCACTGCCTTCATAGCCTTGTTATTTGATGAATATCCTTCAACCGACGAAGAACAGTCGGTGCATCTTGATCTGGTTTATCCTGATGCCAAGAAAGACCTGGGGCAGGGAATGCCTCTGGTCAAATGGTTTCTTGCCATCCCCCACTATTTTATCCTGTTTTTCCTGGGTCTCGCGGCTATCGTCTGTGCAATTATCTCATGGTTCTCCATCCTGTTTACCGGTAAGATGCCCAAATCGCTCTTTGATTTCATCGTAGGGGTCATGCGCTGGGGTCTCAGGGTTAGTGCGTATGCATTTCTCTTGATCACTGATCGATACCCTCCTTTCAGTCTTGAACCCTAA
- a CDS encoding response regulator transcription factor gives MKILIIEDDPGIVELVSLTFELGWPDVKLIVADTGEKGMNILESDRPDAVILDIGLPDTTGFEIIKAIRLFSDVPILMLTVRIDERDVVKALTLGADDYLTKPFRQMELLARIKAITRRTQHGDQDLKVSNGPWHFGKTLTELYRGQQIFHLTPIQGLIMQSLIKQAGQFVSAETLAAKIWGEHHAATADDLRVHIHHLRKKFDENRSGSGFISNKPGLGYMLVGE, from the coding sequence TTGAAAATCTTGATCATTGAAGACGACCCCGGCATCGTCGAACTCGTTTCACTTACATTTGAACTCGGGTGGCCGGACGTGAAATTGATCGTAGCAGATACCGGGGAAAAGGGTATGAATATCCTCGAATCAGACCGCCCGGACGCTGTAATTCTGGATATAGGTTTGCCCGACACAACTGGTTTTGAAATTATTAAAGCTATCCGTCTTTTCTCGGATGTTCCTATTTTAATGCTGACTGTTCGAATCGACGAACGGGATGTAGTCAAAGCATTAACGCTGGGCGCTGACGATTACTTGACCAAACCGTTCAGGCAGATGGAACTGTTAGCGCGGATTAAAGCAATAACCCGCAGGACGCAACACGGCGACCAGGACCTAAAGGTGAGTAACGGACCATGGCACTTTGGAAAAACTCTAACTGAACTTTATCGCGGCCAACAAATTTTCCATCTGACGCCGATTCAGGGCTTGATCATGCAGTCACTGATTAAACAGGCCGGTCAGTTCGTGAGCGCGGAAACCCTTGCTGCGAAAATTTGGGGCGAACATCATGCCGCGACTGCCGATGACCTGAGGGTGCATATCCACCATCTCAGGAAGAAATTCGATGAAAACAGATCGGGTTCGGGCTTTATCAGCAATAAACCGGGCTTGGGTTATATGTTGGTAGGCGAATAG
- a CDS encoding NAD(P)/FAD-dependent oxidoreductase, whose protein sequence is MPAPERIAIMGCGSGGSYLYRLLRYRNLDLNITLFDQPTANSCGIKCCAWGVSHPLFAQLCAEAGIDSEAFIISQYDHVVINGQRLKADLAIIDKPALVKNFLGGAEQFDPAAVDISSYDRVIDATGSERVFLPATDATPVVSAVQVRLKARAPRAPTAVFNPGGGYSWLFPIGEDEVHLGSLSPQGFDVAREELKKMMSGSKSEAVCSCRGKIRCHGPVTPFVQDKVWGIGESIGLVDPVTGAGIVPAMTSAKQLVDHWDSPSEYQGVVMQRFSYMMKEANTLNRLMAGNALSSGDLFFPKWALETIGINPSFVELVGLVVKGAKDYLAHRKV, encoded by the coding sequence ATGCCCGCGCCGGAACGAATAGCGATTATGGGATGTGGCAGCGGTGGCAGCTACCTGTACCGCCTGTTGCGATATCGAAACCTAGATTTAAACATTACACTCTTTGACCAGCCCACCGCCAATTCTTGCGGAATCAAATGTTGCGCTTGGGGGGTTTCGCACCCTTTGTTTGCGCAATTATGCGCTGAGGCTGGCATAGACTCCGAAGCATTCATCATTTCACAATACGATCATGTAGTCATCAACGGTCAGCGGTTGAAAGCCGACCTGGCCATTATCGATAAACCGGCATTGGTAAAGAATTTCCTCGGCGGTGCCGAGCAGTTTGATCCGGCCGCTGTTGATATCAGCAGTTATGACAGGGTAATCGATGCAACGGGATCGGAACGGGTTTTTTTACCGGCTACGGATGCGACACCGGTGGTCTCTGCTGTCCAGGTCAGGCTCAAAGCCAGGGCTCCGAGGGCTCCGACGGCGGTTTTCAATCCGGGAGGCGGCTACAGCTGGCTGTTTCCTATTGGCGAGGACGAAGTCCACCTCGGCTCTCTGTCGCCCCAGGGTTTTGACGTTGCCAGGGAAGAACTCAAAAAAATGATGTCCGGGAGCAAGAGCGAGGCTGTGTGCAGTTGCCGCGGCAAAATACGCTGCCACGGGCCGGTTACCCCCTTTGTGCAAGATAAAGTCTGGGGTATCGGCGAGTCGATTGGATTGGTAGATCCGGTGACCGGAGCCGGTATCGTACCTGCGATGACATCAGCAAAACAATTGGTTGACCATTGGGATTCGCCTAGCGAATACCAGGGTGTCGTGATGCAGCGGTTTTCGTACATGATGAAAGAAGCCAATACACTGAACCGGCTTATGGCGGGAAACGCGCTGTCTTCAGGGGATCTCTTTTTCCCCAAATGGGCGCTTGAAACAATCGGCATTAATCCGTCTTTCGTTGAACTCGTCGGACTGGTGGTCAAGGGCGCCAAGGATTACCTGGCTCACCGCAAGGTTTAA
- a CDS encoding 2-oxoacid:acceptor oxidoreductase subunit alpha → MDDDLNIMIGGEAGQGVQSVGSVLARSLLRGGFEIFADQDFESRIRGGHSFTRVRASKNPVASALEPIDILVTLNAETIEIHRKALLPGGTLIYDGAKTGGKPYDGIISLDVPLEKIALDTSGNVLMTNTVAAGVTLGLLGYDFEVMAEVLRQEYGRHGEKVVEDNVKAGKAGHDYGNQNRPAGFELRLKADKPSGKMLVTGHEALALGVLAAGCKFVAGYPMTPTTPILEFLADKGREYGLHVVQAEDEISAANMVVGAAYTGVRAITATSGGGFCLMVEALSLAGMTETPMVVVLGQRSGPAIGLPTRTEQGELLFAINSGHGEFPRAVLAPTDAESAFWAAVKAFNLAEKYQSPVIILTDHDLGNSSYTMKKPDLTKVIIDRGEILTDEEAEKAIDYQRYAFTKTGISPRAFPGQGKALVVADSDEHNEKGHIIEDAETRTKMMDKRMRKNLSLAKEIKGPIVHHRDNAKFNLIGWGSTLGAVREAACQLETLGTNACVVQLDEIWPFPAEALGNALAGVAKNIVIENNYTGQLEQLIRSETGIAADGRIHKYDGRAFTAEYIVSVLEKET, encoded by the coding sequence ATGGATGATGATCTGAACATCATGATTGGTGGCGAGGCCGGTCAAGGGGTTCAATCTGTGGGTTCGGTTTTGGCCAGGTCCCTTTTGCGAGGTGGTTTCGAGATATTTGCCGATCAAGACTTTGAATCCAGAATCCGAGGCGGGCATTCTTTTACTCGTGTCAGGGCAAGCAAGAATCCGGTAGCCTCAGCCCTTGAACCGATCGACATCCTGGTAACCCTGAATGCCGAGACGATAGAAATTCATCGAAAAGCGCTGCTACCGGGCGGAACTCTGATTTACGATGGTGCTAAGACGGGGGGGAAACCGTATGACGGCATCATCTCGCTTGACGTTCCTCTTGAAAAAATTGCTCTTGATACATCCGGCAACGTCCTGATGACAAATACGGTTGCCGCCGGAGTGACGCTTGGTTTGCTGGGTTACGATTTCGAAGTCATGGCAGAAGTTCTCCGACAGGAATACGGTCGGCACGGTGAAAAAGTGGTCGAGGACAACGTCAAAGCCGGGAAAGCCGGTCATGATTACGGAAATCAAAACCGACCCGCCGGCTTTGAACTGCGCCTTAAAGCAGACAAACCCTCCGGCAAGATGCTGGTTACCGGCCACGAGGCACTGGCTTTGGGCGTACTTGCGGCAGGGTGTAAGTTTGTGGCCGGTTACCCCATGACGCCGACTACTCCAATTCTTGAATTTCTGGCGGACAAGGGCCGGGAATACGGGCTCCACGTTGTTCAGGCAGAGGATGAAATATCGGCGGCTAATATGGTGGTGGGGGCTGCCTACACCGGCGTCCGGGCGATAACAGCCACCTCTGGCGGCGGTTTTTGCCTTATGGTCGAGGCCCTGTCACTCGCCGGAATGACAGAGACGCCGATGGTTGTCGTCCTGGGGCAACGGTCAGGTCCGGCTATCGGCCTGCCGACGCGAACTGAACAGGGTGAGCTGTTATTTGCCATTAATTCAGGACATGGGGAATTTCCTCGAGCGGTCTTGGCTCCCACCGATGCTGAGAGCGCTTTTTGGGCGGCTGTGAAGGCCTTCAACCTGGCGGAAAAATACCAGTCGCCGGTCATAATTCTCACTGACCATGATCTGGGCAATTCTTCATATACGATGAAAAAACCGGACTTGACGAAGGTGATCATCGATCGCGGAGAAATTTTAACAGACGAGGAAGCGGAAAAAGCTATCGATTACCAGCGTTATGCCTTTACCAAAACGGGCATCTCTCCGCGAGCATTTCCGGGCCAGGGTAAAGCGCTGGTCGTAGCCGATTCAGACGAACATAACGAGAAAGGGCATATCATCGAAGACGCTGAGACCCGGACAAAGATGATGGACAAACGAATGCGTAAAAATCTCAGTTTGGCAAAAGAGATCAAGGGCCCGATCGTACACCACCGTGACAATGCGAAGTTCAATCTTATAGGATGGGGCAGCACCCTTGGAGCCGTCAGAGAGGCAGCCTGCCAGCTCGAGACTCTTGGCACCAACGCTTGTGTCGTCCAACTCGACGAGATATGGCCATTCCCGGCTGAAGCTCTTGGCAACGCTCTGGCAGGAGTAGCCAAAAACATAGTCATCGAAAACAATTACACAGGGCAGTTGGAACAACTTATTCGCTCAGAAACAGGCATCGCCGCAGACGGCCGGATTCACAAGTACGATGGCAGGGCGTTTACCGCGGAATATATCGTCAGCGTTCTGGAAAAGGAGACCTGA
- a CDS encoding CoA-binding protein, whose translation MRVTKIEKEILSKYKTIAVVGASPDPQRHSNAVMAYLIGTGYKVIPINPTVESVLGRKTYPDLPSVPEKIEVVDVFRASDKLMPTVDEAIAVGAKVLWLQEGVINEEAAEKARQAGLIVIMDKCLAKAHAAFTGAKH comes from the coding sequence ATGCGGGTAACAAAGATCGAGAAGGAAATCCTCTCAAAATATAAAACGATTGCGGTCGTCGGCGCCTCTCCGGACCCGCAACGCCACTCAAACGCGGTGATGGCTTACCTGATCGGGACAGGATATAAAGTAATTCCGATTAATCCTACCGTGGAATCCGTCCTGGGCAGAAAAACCTATCCGGACCTTCCATCTGTACCCGAGAAGATAGAGGTAGTGGACGTGTTCCGGGCTTCAGACAAATTGATGCCCACCGTCGATGAAGCGATCGCCGTAGGCGCCAAGGTCCTATGGCTTCAAGAGGGCGTAATCAATGAAGAAGCGGCCGAAAAAGCCAGACAGGCCGGACTTATTGTCATCATGGACAAGTGCCTTGCCAAGGCTCACGCCGCTTTCACCGGGGCCAAGCACTAA
- a CDS encoding thiamine pyrophosphate-dependent enzyme, producing the protein MPAREKVDIKEYAPGSENAWCPGCGNFGILRSVNKALADLGLHPNEVLLVSGIGQSGKLPHYTTANVFNGLHGRPMPTAVAAKIANRELNVLVISGDGDGYGEGGNHFMHAMNRNSNLTYLVHNNQVYGLTKGQASPTTDLGFTTKLNPDGAWHALRPLAVAVACDCSFVARGFAADIDHLAGLIEQGMKHKGFALIEILQPCVSFNKKNTYQWYQERIYKLEATKYDASDQCGAFQKALEWGEHIPIGIIYQHEREVFEDYLGITQQPPLVKQPLELKSLDRLLDIFT; encoded by the coding sequence ATGCCCGCTAGAGAGAAAGTTGATATCAAGGAATATGCCCCCGGTTCAGAGAACGCTTGGTGTCCCGGGTGCGGTAATTTCGGGATTCTGCGTTCGGTGAACAAGGCACTGGCAGATCTTGGACTCCATCCCAATGAGGTTTTGCTTGTCTCCGGAATTGGGCAGTCGGGCAAGTTACCGCACTATACGACCGCCAATGTCTTCAATGGCCTGCACGGTCGACCGATGCCAACTGCGGTGGCGGCCAAAATAGCTAATAGAGAGTTGAATGTATTAGTCATCTCCGGCGATGGAGACGGTTATGGAGAGGGCGGCAACCACTTCATGCACGCCATGAACCGCAATTCCAATCTAACCTATCTGGTGCATAATAACCAGGTCTACGGCTTGACCAAAGGCCAAGCCTCTCCGACAACTGACCTCGGATTCACCACAAAGCTCAATCCCGACGGGGCGTGGCACGCACTACGGCCGCTGGCAGTTGCCGTTGCTTGTGATTGTTCGTTTGTCGCCCGTGGGTTTGCGGCTGACATCGACCATTTGGCCGGTCTCATCGAACAGGGTATGAAACACAAGGGTTTTGCTTTGATCGAGATACTCCAGCCCTGTGTCAGCTTCAACAAAAAGAATACGTATCAATGGTACCAGGAGAGGATTTACAAACTCGAAGCCACCAAGTACGACGCGTCCGACCAATGCGGGGCTTTTCAGAAAGCGCTCGAATGGGGGGAGCATATCCCGATAGGTATTATTTATCAACACGAGCGAGAGGTGTTCGAGGACTACCTAGGAATTACTCAACAACCGCCTTTGGTTAAACAACCGCTTGAGCTGAAGTCCCTCGATAGATTACTGGATATTTTTACCTGA